Genomic segment of Pseudothermotoga sp.:
GGGAAATTTTGTGTTCGCAAAATTCAATGCAAACGGCCTGGTTGAATTATTGAAAAGTTACGGTGGGAATCGAGACGATATAGCGCAGAAACTTGTGAAATTGGAAGATGGATATTTGTTGGTGGGAACAACTTGGTCTGAAGATGGGGATGTGAAGGGTAAAACTAAAGGGAGCGATTATTGGCTTTTGAAAATCAGTAGGGATGGGGAAATCATGTGGAGTAAATGCTTGGGGGCGGAAATGGACGAGATCGCTTATGCTCTAACCATCGACGGTTATACTTGCTTCGTTGCAGGCGTTTCTTATTCTCACATGATCGGTCTTCGGACGCGTTCACATGGTGGTGGCGACGCGCTGTTGTTCAAACTTGAAGTGAAGAAAAACTGAGTCTCTAAAAACGGCCCAGGTTGTTCCCTGGGCCATAGATTCGTTTTAAATTCTAGACAGGTGAAACTTCAACGGTGTTGGATTTTCAATGTTATCTGAAACAGGGCACCTATCTTCCACTGACTTGAGCCATTTCGTGAGTAAATCTTCCGAAGCATTGCTTTTAACCTTGATATTTACATTGATCTGTTTGTAACCAGCCCTCTCTTGGAAAGATCTTCCTTGAAGGCGTGCGGGGTTAAGGGTACCTTCAATGTCTATACTCAGTTCGTCCAACCTTATGTTCATCTCCTTGGCGACCAAGTGGCCCACGACATTGATACAACCCGCTAATGCCGCGAGCAAATATTCCACTGGATTTGCACCTTTATCGTCTCCTCCAAGCTGAGGTGGTTCATCGACGTACATTGTGAAATTTCTCGCTTTCACCACAACTCTCGAAGGAGTTTCCGATTTCGCACTTACAGAGAATTTGACATCCATGTATTTCACCTCCTAGTTTTATTCTATTCTCACAGTATTCCGACTAAATTACTCGGAGATTAAAAATGGGGCGTTATTCGTTTCAACATTCAAAAGAAAAATGGAGAGAGATGACATAAAACTTAGTCATCCTTAGAAAGACTGAGAATCAAGATCGCAGTAATTGGCAAAACACGTTTTTCATTCTCTTCGATCATTATTTGTCATTTTTGGTTCTTGATTTTAACATTGAATTGAAATATCATTAGTAAAGAAATCTTTCTAACCAACCTTAAACGGAAGGAGGGGATATCGTGAGGAAAGCTAGTGTTGTGTTTTTCGCGTTGATGATCGTTGCCTTGTTCGCCGAAGTTGTCGAGCTGAATACGATTTTTGGTCCTGAGGATCTGAGTTATTACATAGGACGAAACCAAAAATTCTACGATCAAACAGGTGTTAGAGTCAACATCACGGTCGTTCCCTATGGAAGAGATCAAAACATCAAGCTCATAGCATCGATGTTAGCTGGGGGAAGTCAATATGATATTTTCATCATCGACTGTGTTGAAGTACCTCTCTACGTCGAAAACGGTTGGGTCCTTCCGATCGACGAATGGCTCACGGAAGCTTTGAAAAAAGACGCGATACCTTTCGCACTGGATGGAATGGCTTACCAAGGCAAATGGTATGGCTTACCTTGGGTTTCAGAATGGAAATCTTTCGTATACAACCGCGAGATGATGAAGAAGGTTGGCTATCAAGAATTTCCGAAAACTTGGGACGGAGTCGTCGAGCTGGCGAAGAAATTGCAACAAGCAGGTGTCGTCAAATACGCCACAGCGTGGTCTTGGGCGCAGAAGGAATGCTTGGTGTGCGACTTTGTAGCGATCCTTTCAAGCTTCGGTGGAAAATTTTTCGATGAAAATCTGAATCCTGTATTCAACGACGAAAAGGGTGTCCAAGCCCTTCAATTCATGGTAGACATGATCTATAAACATCAAATCGTTAATCCAGCTTCACTCGGTTGGACAGAAACTGAAGTATACAAAGCTATTTACAACAACGACATCGCTTTTGGAATGATGTGGGGTATACCACTCGTGGATCTTGACAATCCCGAGATCTCTAAAGGTGTTGGTCAGTGGGAAATAGGTTTGATGCCATCTGTTGACGGTAAAAATCCATACAGTGTTTCTGGACCCATGGGATGGGCGATTTCTTATGGCACGAAACATCCCA
This window contains:
- a CDS encoding OsmC family protein, which codes for MDVKFSVSAKSETPSRVVVKARNFTMYVDEPPQLGGDDKGANPVEYLLAALAGCINVVGHLVAKEMNIRLDELSIDIEGTLNPARLQGRSFQERAGYKQINVNIKVKSNASEDLLTKWLKSVEDRCPVSDNIENPTPLKFHLSRI
- a CDS encoding extracellular solute-binding protein, with product MRKASVVFFALMIVALFAEVVELNTIFGPEDLSYYIGRNQKFYDQTGVRVNITVVPYGRDQNIKLIASMLAGGSQYDIFIIDCVEVPLYVENGWVLPIDEWLTEALKKDAIPFALDGMAYQGKWYGLPWVSEWKSFVYNREMMKKVGYQEFPKTWDGVVELAKKLQQAGVVKYATAWSWAQKECLVCDFVAILSSFGGKFFDENLNPVFNDEKGVQALQFMVDMIYKHQIVNPASLGWTETEVYKAIYNNDIAFGMMWGIPLVDLDNPEISKGVGQWEIGLMPSVDGKNPYSVSGPMGWAISYGTKHPKEAFEYIKFLAGPEGSLDAALKAGIVPGWKSVWENPEFKKKVRGLDKMYEQAMYIVHRPRVPWYLEFSNVLQEELHKALTRQKSPKAALDAAAQAAIRIKNEYEKAKKK